One genomic region from Leptolyngbya sp. FACHB-261 encodes:
- a CDS encoding SpoIID/LytB domain-containing protein — protein MSRPRSEPTAQSKQSLDNNSKKFSPKLFRLSSKLLKPQVILLLGMTLGGFWGLISVSQALLQTEANPSPVASPLASAEPSVLPPLNRPPVQIPQVPQPASTAKAEASKPPAKLPQRQAVQSIKVNSNADVGLQMRVALASGVPSLVIGSSTQATVTNLQGKAIGQLPAMQGTWTQAERQTLRVGDWQGLNAVWIDPSADGSLYVGERWYRGRLLLLVQGNGVLAVNYVNLRDYLYGVVGSEMPASWPLEALKAQAIAARSYALLRRERAGDLYDLGPTEADQVYGGLQAEYNTTHQAVRETAGLVLTYRGEVAEAVYSASSGGHTESAQDIWGNNFPYLRGVPDFDTVAPNFQWTKTYSQQDLQRRLGGVGEVISLTPVKTLASGRVVSVKLVGERGSKVMSASAVRQALDLPSTLFRVMPQADEEMGDIKGRSAPSVPPVLQVVGRGNGHAVGMSQWGAYALASRGYNYQQILGYYYRGAALSQVQGY, from the coding sequence TTGTCCCGACCTAGATCCGAACCCACAGCTCAATCGAAGCAGTCTTTGGATAACAACTCAAAAAAATTCTCACCCAAGCTGTTCAGGCTGTCATCTAAACTGCTGAAACCACAGGTGATCCTGTTGCTGGGCATGACCCTGGGTGGTTTTTGGGGTCTAATTTCAGTCAGTCAAGCCTTGCTACAAACGGAGGCGAACCCATCGCCAGTGGCCTCGCCCTTAGCTTCTGCTGAGCCTAGCGTTTTGCCACCGCTCAATCGCCCGCCAGTGCAAATCCCGCAGGTACCTCAACCCGCGTCTACAGCCAAAGCAGAAGCATCTAAGCCGCCAGCGAAGCTACCTCAGCGCCAAGCTGTCCAGTCGATCAAGGTCAACAGCAATGCCGATGTAGGGTTGCAGATGAGGGTTGCCCTTGCCAGCGGAGTTCCCTCCCTGGTCATCGGCAGCTCGACCCAGGCCACGGTCACGAACCTTCAAGGCAAAGCGATTGGTCAATTGCCCGCAATGCAGGGGACCTGGACCCAGGCTGAGCGGCAAACCTTGCGGGTCGGAGACTGGCAAGGACTGAATGCCGTTTGGATTGATCCCTCAGCCGATGGCAGTCTCTACGTTGGCGAGCGCTGGTATCGGGGTCGGCTGCTGCTATTGGTTCAAGGCAATGGCGTATTAGCGGTCAACTATGTCAACCTGCGCGATTACCTTTATGGAGTGGTGGGTTCAGAAATGCCAGCAAGTTGGCCTCTGGAAGCCCTAAAAGCTCAAGCAATCGCAGCTCGCTCCTATGCCCTGCTTCGTCGTGAAAGGGCAGGTGACCTCTACGATCTAGGTCCAACTGAGGCTGATCAGGTTTACGGAGGTTTGCAAGCTGAGTACAACACTACGCACCAGGCTGTCCGAGAGACTGCGGGCTTAGTGCTAACCTACCGTGGGGAAGTTGCAGAAGCCGTTTACTCCGCTAGTTCTGGCGGACATACTGAGTCTGCCCAAGATATTTGGGGTAACAATTTCCCCTACCTTCGCGGGGTTCCGGACTTTGATACGGTCGCTCCCAATTTCCAATGGACCAAAACCTATTCGCAGCAGGATTTGCAACGTCGCTTGGGGGGAGTGGGGGAAGTGATTAGCCTTACCCCAGTCAAGACTTTGGCTTCAGGTCGAGTTGTGAGTGTGAAGTTGGTGGGAGAGCGGGGCAGCAAGGTGATGAGTGCCAGTGCTGTGCGTCAAGCTTTAGACCTGCCAAGTACGCTATTCCGAGTGATGCCGCAGGCAGATGAGGAGATGGGCGATATTAAGGGCAGATCTGCTCCCAGCGTGCCACCCGTGTTGCAAGTGGTGGGGCGGGGCAATGGTCACGCTGTAGGCATGAGCCAATGGGGGGCCTATGCTTTAGCGAGCCGTGGCTACAACTACCAGCAAATCTTAGGCTACTACTACCGCGGAGCCGCTCTCAGCCAAGTGCAAGGATACTGA
- the murD gene encoding UDP-N-acetylmuramoyl-L-alanine--D-glutamate ligase produces the protein MSSAHIIGLGASGLAAARLLHMQGWQVSVSDRGKGEVLNARAAELAPLGIEAHLNADFNPDTWTEPLPQMLVVSPGVPWDRAGLMRARELGIETIGEVELAWRYLHRIPWIGITGTNGKTTTTALTAAIFQAAGHDAPACGNIGYPLCELAYSVATTGRSPDWIVAELSSYQIESAPSVAPYIGIWTTFTPDHLSRHGTLERYSQIKAHLVENSQHIVLNGNDDFLAEHGPVRWPSAYWVSTEGPSHLPAPKGFYIRDGWVMDHRDRVAQPIVPTSFLKMPGQHNRANLLMAVAAARLAGIQPDAIAHAVEQFPGLPHRLERICTWRGIDFINDSKATNYDAALVGLSAVTAPVILIAGGEPKVGSDDAWLQAIQRKVATVLLIGAASPQFAQRLAAVGYNQVEMVETLDRAVLRAAELAQAYKDAVVLFSPACASFDQYRNFEQRGDHFRQLCLEFCA, from the coding sequence ATGTCTAGTGCTCACATCATCGGCCTCGGGGCCTCCGGTCTCGCTGCCGCTCGTCTTCTTCATATGCAGGGCTGGCAGGTTAGTGTAAGTGACCGGGGCAAGGGCGAGGTACTCAACGCGAGAGCGGCTGAGCTGGCGCCGTTAGGAATCGAAGCGCATCTCAATGCTGACTTCAACCCCGACACCTGGACTGAGCCTTTGCCCCAAATGCTGGTCGTGAGCCCTGGCGTGCCCTGGGATCGGGCAGGCTTGATGCGAGCGCGAGAATTAGGCATTGAAACCATTGGGGAGGTTGAGCTGGCTTGGCGCTACCTCCACCGCATCCCCTGGATTGGCATCACGGGGACCAACGGCAAAACGACGACGACAGCACTGACTGCTGCGATTTTCCAAGCTGCGGGCCACGACGCACCAGCCTGTGGCAATATCGGCTATCCCCTCTGTGAGCTGGCCTACTCAGTGGCGACAACCGGACGTAGCCCTGACTGGATTGTGGCTGAGCTGAGCAGCTACCAGATCGAGAGCGCTCCCAGTGTTGCTCCTTACATCGGCATCTGGACGACCTTTACGCCTGATCACCTTAGTCGCCACGGCACTCTAGAACGCTACAGCCAAATCAAAGCGCATCTAGTAGAAAACTCGCAGCACATTGTTCTCAACGGGAATGATGATTTCCTGGCGGAGCACGGACCTGTTCGTTGGCCCTCAGCTTACTGGGTCAGTACCGAAGGTCCTAGCCATCTACCTGCGCCGAAAGGGTTCTATATCCGGGATGGCTGGGTGATGGATCATCGGGATCGGGTGGCTCAGCCGATTGTGCCCACTAGTTTCCTCAAGATGCCGGGTCAGCACAACCGGGCCAACCTGCTAATGGCAGTGGCCGCCGCCCGGTTGGCGGGTATTCAACCCGATGCCATTGCCCATGCCGTAGAGCAGTTTCCTGGGTTGCCGCACCGCTTGGAACGCATCTGCACATGGCGCGGTATCGACTTTATCAATGACAGTAAAGCTACCAACTATGATGCCGCGCTGGTTGGGCTGAGCGCGGTTACGGCACCCGTAATTCTGATCGCAGGGGGTGAGCCGAAGGTTGGCAGTGATGATGCATGGTTGCAGGCGATCCAGCGTAAGGTTGCTACCGTGCTGCTAATCGGCGCAGCTTCACCTCAGTTTGCCCAACGCTTAGCAGCAGTAGGCTACAACCAGGTCGAAATGGTTGAAACTCTGGACCGGGCAGTTCTCCGAGCAGCGGAACTCGCTCAGGCTTACAAGGATGCTGTGGTGCTGTTCTCACCAGCCTGCGCCAGCTTCGACCAGTATCGCAACTTCGAGCAGCGCGGCGACCACTTCCGCCAACTGTGCTTAGAGTTCTGCGCTTAA
- a CDS encoding glycoside hydrolase family 31 protein: protein MSFAPKALLYSIKRDRVEREITAPPSSEAFDNPGKLIRTEASARGAHFYFEQAELEINFLTEDFVQIDWKPGIPPIPYAIARQDWPQLETTLEETGDSWTIASVGASDGASTGATALSIKVGVDGSLRFTDAAGQILRQELPPQRKDEGWIHRAQLRPEEQIYGLGERAAPLNLRLAKETTEKGEVTDQAKTFRMWNYDAAGMYGPGADPMYICIPIYLGLHQQGGYLVFYENTFEAYFKFEDVATADFLGGSLRYYFTAGSPPQLIERYTELTGRSPLPPRWALGYHQSHWGYRTEQAIREEAQAFQARQVPLSAIHLDIDCQTGYRAFTIDPERFPKLASFTQELDEQGVKFIAILNPGVKYSRQSNLFLEGQILEAFCRFPNGDLVVGPVWPGWCVFPDFTNPKVRKWWGRQYEYLLDVGVTGFWHDMNEPAAFILWGDRSLPKPTQHFMEGRGGDHREAHNVYGLMQAKAGYESLSTYRPQQRPFIVSRAGWAGLQRYAWTWTGDIECTWAALRQTVATVVGLGLSGIPYSGPDIGGFQGNPSAELYLRWFQMSTFLTFCRTHSSNNVENRTPWTYGEPYFTIIRQLLLLRYRLLPYFYTLSWEASQKGHPPVRPVFWADSTDPALWGVDDAFLLGEALLVCPVFEEGAHSRQVVLPQGRWYSLWDGAPVEGPGSVELAAPLSQLPLLVKAGTVLPMEDQERQQLTLHLYPPVQGSSESQLYLDAGDGYAESRLDRFHLQRDADTLELHWQEQGDYAFPYPRIQLHVHGVELQQAWVDGEQITLQEAMIEVKKFQHVRFTLG from the coding sequence ATGAGTTTTGCTCCCAAAGCACTTCTCTATTCGATTAAACGAGACCGTGTAGAACGAGAAATTACCGCTCCTCCCAGTTCAGAAGCCTTTGATAATCCAGGCAAGTTAATTCGGACTGAAGCATCTGCTAGAGGCGCCCATTTCTACTTTGAACAAGCGGAGTTAGAGATTAATTTTCTCACTGAAGACTTTGTTCAAATTGATTGGAAACCGGGTATTCCTCCCATTCCCTATGCCATCGCTCGCCAAGACTGGCCGCAACTGGAAACAACCCTAGAGGAAACTGGCGATAGCTGGACAATTGCCAGTGTTGGAGCGAGTGATGGTGCCAGCACTGGCGCGACGGCTTTGAGCATCAAAGTTGGGGTAGATGGCAGTTTGCGATTCACTGATGCAGCTGGACAGATTCTACGGCAAGAATTGCCGCCGCAGCGCAAAGATGAAGGTTGGATCCATCGCGCTCAATTGCGCCCAGAAGAGCAGATTTACGGCTTAGGTGAGCGGGCAGCTCCTCTAAATTTACGTCTGGCTAAAGAGACAACCGAGAAGGGAGAGGTCACCGACCAAGCCAAAACATTTCGCATGTGGAATTACGATGCGGCTGGCATGTATGGGCCAGGTGCAGACCCTATGTATATTTGCATTCCCATCTACTTAGGGTTACATCAGCAAGGGGGCTATCTAGTCTTTTATGAAAACACTTTTGAGGCTTATTTTAAGTTTGAGGATGTTGCCACAGCTGACTTTTTAGGGGGCTCACTTCGTTACTACTTTACGGCTGGCTCTCCGCCTCAACTGATAGAGCGCTATACAGAGCTAACCGGTCGTTCGCCGCTGCCACCGCGTTGGGCATTAGGCTATCACCAATCGCACTGGGGCTATCGCACCGAACAGGCAATCCGCGAAGAGGCTCAAGCGTTTCAAGCTCGTCAGGTACCTTTGAGCGCTATTCACCTAGATATCGACTGTCAAACCGGTTATCGCGCTTTCACAATCGACCCAGAACGCTTTCCCAAACTTGCCAGTTTTACGCAAGAATTGGACGAGCAAGGCGTGAAATTCATTGCCATTCTTAATCCTGGAGTTAAGTACAGCCGTCAGAGCAATCTCTTTTTAGAAGGTCAAATTCTAGAGGCATTTTGCAGATTCCCCAACGGCGATCTGGTGGTGGGTCCAGTTTGGCCAGGTTGGTGTGTGTTTCCCGATTTCACTAATCCCAAAGTGCGTAAGTGGTGGGGCCGACAGTATGAATATCTCCTGGATGTCGGCGTGACCGGTTTCTGGCACGACATGAACGAACCGGCAGCCTTCATTCTCTGGGGCGACCGCTCTTTACCTAAGCCAACCCAGCACTTCATGGAGGGTCGGGGTGGCGACCACCGAGAGGCGCACAACGTCTACGGCTTGATGCAAGCCAAAGCGGGCTACGAGAGCCTTAGCACCTATCGGCCCCAGCAACGACCCTTCATCGTCTCACGGGCAGGTTGGGCAGGGCTTCAACGCTACGCCTGGACCTGGACCGGCGACATTGAATGTACGTGGGCGGCTCTGCGCCAAACCGTGGCCACAGTGGTTGGCTTAGGTCTTTCCGGCATCCCCTATAGTGGCCCAGACATCGGTGGGTTTCAGGGCAATCCCAGTGCTGAGCTCTATTTGCGCTGGTTTCAGATGTCCACCTTCCTCACCTTCTGCCGCACCCACTCGTCGAACAACGTCGAGAACCGAACGCCCTGGACCTACGGCGAGCCTTATTTCACAATTATTCGCCAGCTCTTGCTCTTGCGCTATCGCCTACTGCCCTATTTCTACACGCTCTCCTGGGAGGCTAGCCAAAAAGGTCATCCGCCAGTACGCCCAGTATTCTGGGCTGACTCGACTGACCCCGCTCTCTGGGGTGTAGACGACGCCTTCTTGCTGGGTGAGGCGCTATTGGTTTGTCCAGTGTTTGAAGAGGGCGCGCATTCCCGGCAAGTTGTTCTACCGCAAGGGCGTTGGTATAGCCTCTGGGACGGTGCACCTGTAGAGGGTCCCGGAAGCGTTGAACTGGCAGCGCCGCTATCCCAGCTTCCTCTATTGGTAAAAGCTGGCACAGTTCTGCCAATGGAGGACCAGGAACGTCAACAGCTCACGCTCCATCTCTACCCACCCGTCCAAGGTAGCAGTGAGAGCCAGTTATATCTCGATGCTGGCGATGGTTATGCTGAGTCACGACTTGACCGGTTCCACCTACAGCGTGACGCCGACACTTTAGAATTGCATTGGCAAGAGCAAGGCGATTACGCATTTCCTTACCCTAGAATTCAGTTGCATGTGCATGGCGTGGAACTGCAACAAGCTTGGGTCGACGGGGAGCAAATCACGCTTCAGGAAGCCATGATTGAGGTCAAGAAATTCCAACACGTTCGCTTCACTTTAGGCTGA
- a CDS encoding DUF760 domain-containing protein: MMNFNSNAAGLPGGDATQESTNPLLQYMQQQSPEVLASVGNSASPEVREAVLRNVRGLLGMLPPEGFQVEITTDREHLASLLASAMFTGYFLRSMEQRMALDHQLALIDSESTEA; this comes from the coding sequence ATGATGAACTTTAATTCGAATGCCGCTGGTCTTCCAGGTGGCGATGCTACGCAGGAATCCACCAATCCTCTGCTTCAGTACATGCAGCAGCAATCACCCGAAGTGCTAGCCAGTGTTGGCAATTCGGCTAGCCCCGAAGTCCGAGAAGCCGTGTTGCGCAACGTTCGGGGTTTACTGGGCATGTTGCCACCCGAAGGATTTCAGGTTGAAATTACAACCGATCGAGAGCACTTAGCATCTCTGCTTGCGTCTGCCATGTTCACTGGCTACTTCTTGCGCAGTATGGAGCAGCGGATGGCATTGGATCATCAGTTAGCTTTGATCGACTCCGAGTCAACTGAGGCGTAA
- a CDS encoding DnaJ C-terminal domain-containing protein produces the protein MAATDFKDYYAVLGVSKDANQEELKRVYRKLARQYHPDVNPGDQQAEARFKEINEAYEVLSDSEKRQKYDQFGQYWKHAGEGGVPGTGVDFGGYDFGQYGSFDEFINELLGRFGNASAGPGAGAGSGRRVYYRTGPGGSGAAGGGFGGFEDLFGGGGFGGSGFQTQAPPTSDAEAAITLSLSEAFHGVQKRLQLEGESLDVRIPAGVRPGRRIRLKGKGPFNPLTQQRGDLYLITEVQAHPFFQFEGEDIFCELPLSPDEAVLGGQIPVPTVDGSVTMTIPVGVRSGQSLRLRGKGWPKPKGGRSDQIVKLQIVPPKELSPLERECYEKIRSNRSFDPRAQLKDIKL, from the coding sequence ATGGCAGCAACTGACTTCAAAGACTATTACGCAGTACTGGGCGTGAGCAAAGACGCCAATCAAGAAGAACTTAAGCGTGTCTACCGCAAATTGGCCCGTCAGTATCACCCCGACGTTAATCCTGGCGACCAACAGGCCGAGGCTCGTTTCAAAGAGATCAACGAAGCCTACGAAGTTCTTTCTGACTCCGAAAAGCGCCAGAAGTACGACCAGTTCGGTCAGTATTGGAAGCATGCCGGTGAGGGCGGTGTACCCGGTACTGGGGTCGACTTCGGCGGTTATGATTTTGGTCAATATGGCAGCTTTGATGAGTTCATCAACGAACTGCTAGGCCGTTTTGGCAATGCTAGCGCTGGACCGGGGGCTGGAGCTGGCTCTGGACGCCGTGTCTACTATCGCACTGGGCCTGGTGGTTCGGGCGCTGCCGGTGGCGGCTTTGGCGGTTTTGAAGACCTGTTTGGGGGAGGCGGATTTGGTGGTAGTGGCTTCCAAACCCAAGCGCCCCCTACTTCTGATGCCGAGGCAGCAATTACGCTCAGCCTATCTGAAGCCTTCCACGGCGTTCAAAAGCGGTTGCAATTGGAGGGTGAATCCCTGGATGTTCGTATTCCCGCTGGCGTCCGACCGGGCAGGCGCATTCGGCTCAAAGGCAAAGGCCCGTTCAACCCGCTAACGCAACAGCGTGGAGACCTATACCTGATTACAGAAGTCCAGGCTCATCCCTTCTTTCAATTTGAGGGAGAAGATATTTTCTGTGAACTGCCGCTCTCACCCGATGAAGCCGTTTTGGGAGGGCAGATTCCAGTACCTACTGTCGATGGTAGCGTCACAATGACCATCCCAGTGGGTGTACGCTCTGGACAGTCTCTCCGGTTGCGCGGTAAGGGTTGGCCGAAACCCAAAGGCGGGCGCAGTGACCAAATTGTCAAACTTCAGATTGTGCCGCCCAAAGAACTTAGCCCTCTAGAGCGGGAGTGCTACGAGAAAATTCGCAGCAATCGTAGTTTTGACCCGCGTGCTCAGCTCAAAGACATCAAGCTCTAG
- a CDS encoding YiaA/YiaB family inner membrane protein produces MQKLGPQMENPAWIIQVWAAFMISITFTSVGIANLPVDGWIKGFMGMGLTFSVGSTFSLAKTSRDAYEAKRLAARIDEARVERLLTDHHPLK; encoded by the coding sequence ATGCAAAAACTAGGTCCTCAAATGGAAAACCCTGCTTGGATTATCCAAGTTTGGGCAGCGTTTATGATTTCAATTACCTTTACTTCTGTTGGCATTGCAAACCTGCCAGTGGATGGTTGGATCAAAGGCTTTATGGGTATGGGATTAACCTTTTCGGTTGGCTCTACGTTTAGCTTGGCCAAAACTTCCAGAGATGCTTATGAAGCCAAACGACTAGCGGCTCGCATTGATGAAGCCAGAGTTGAGAGACTACTGACTGATCACCATCCTTTAAAGTGA